A genomic stretch from Mycobacterium cookii includes:
- a CDS encoding NAD-dependent epimerase/dehydratase family protein, with the protein MGASGNVGACVTRHLVAAGADVRVLLRKSSSTKGIDGLNVERHYGDIFDTAEVAAAMADRDVVYYCVVDTRAELRDPAPLFKTNVEGLRNVLDVAVQANLRRFVFLSTIGTVAVGRNGETVDEDTPFNWAEEAGGYIASRRAAEDVVLSYVSAHGLPAVVCNVSNPYGPPDWQPRQGMLVKFAAQGKLPFYVRGVGAEVVGIDDVADAMLLAAERGRIGQRYIISERYMSQRELVTTAAQAVGARPPRVGIPMAVMYGIGWVNDAMGALLRRDFPMSRQSAKLVELTSPASHDKATRELGWHPTPTEEFIRRAARSYVERSIPAR; encoded by the coding sequence ATGGGCGCCAGCGGCAACGTCGGTGCTTGCGTGACCCGTCACCTGGTCGCCGCCGGCGCCGACGTGCGGGTGCTGCTGCGAAAGTCCAGTTCCACCAAGGGCATCGACGGCCTGAACGTCGAACGGCACTACGGCGACATCTTCGACACCGCCGAGGTGGCCGCCGCGATGGCCGACCGCGACGTCGTCTACTACTGCGTCGTCGACACCCGGGCCGAGCTGCGAGATCCCGCACCGCTGTTCAAGACCAACGTTGAGGGACTTCGCAATGTCCTTGACGTGGCGGTGCAGGCGAATCTGCGGCGGTTCGTCTTCCTCAGCACGATCGGGACGGTCGCCGTCGGCCGGAACGGTGAAACCGTCGACGAGGACACCCCGTTCAACTGGGCTGAGGAGGCCGGCGGCTACATCGCGTCGCGGCGTGCGGCCGAGGATGTGGTGCTGTCCTACGTGTCCGCGCACGGGCTGCCCGCGGTGGTGTGCAACGTGTCGAATCCGTACGGCCCGCCCGATTGGCAACCGCGGCAGGGGATGTTGGTCAAGTTCGCTGCGCAGGGAAAGCTACCGTTCTATGTCCGCGGCGTCGGTGCCGAAGTAGTCGGCATCGACGATGTCGCCGACGCGATGCTGTTGGCCGCCGAACGCGGGCGAATCGGGCAGCGCTACATCATTTCTGAGCGCTACATGAGCCAGCGCGAACTGGTCACCACCGCCGCGCAGGCCGTCGGCGCACGACCGCCCCGGGTGGGCATCCCGATGGCGGTGATGTACGGAATCGGTTGGGTCAACGACGCGATGGGGGCGCTGTTGCGGCGAGACTTCCCGATGAGCAGGCAGAGTGCCAAGCTCGTCGAACTGACCTCGCCGGCCAGCCACGACAAGGCCACCCGTGAACTCGGTTGGCACCCAACGCCGACCGAAGAATTCATCCGGCGGGCGGCCCGCAGCTACGTCGAGCGCTCAATCCCGGCGCGCTGA
- a CDS encoding peptidylprolyl isomerase, giving the protein MPTNEQRRASAKRKLERQLERRAQQAKRRRLLTIIGGSVAAVAVVAIAAYSIIASNQNHSDKQASSSGSSSASNGSTPEAGALPPFKPAADLGANCQYPPAPEPASKQVKPPRTGKVPTDPAQVSVSMVTNQGHIGLLLANNESPCTVNSFASLAQQKFFDDTKCHRLTAAPTSAVLQCGDPGGDGTGGPGYQFANEYPTDQYKPGDPAIHDPVTYPRGTLAMANSGPNTNGSQFFLVYKDTQLPPQYTIFGKIQQDGLATLDKIAKGGVAGGGADGPPATEVTIKSVMLD; this is encoded by the coding sequence GTGCCGACCAACGAACAGCGACGAGCGTCAGCCAAGCGCAAACTGGAGCGGCAGCTGGAACGCCGCGCCCAGCAGGCCAAGCGTCGCCGGCTGCTGACCATCATCGGAGGCTCGGTGGCGGCCGTCGCCGTCGTCGCGATCGCGGCGTACAGCATCATCGCGAGCAATCAGAACCACAGCGACAAGCAGGCGTCGTCGAGCGGCAGCTCCTCGGCGAGCAACGGTTCGACCCCCGAAGCCGGGGCGCTGCCGCCCTTCAAGCCGGCGGCCGACCTGGGCGCCAACTGCCAGTACCCGCCCGCGCCGGAGCCCGCCAGCAAGCAGGTCAAGCCGCCCCGGACCGGCAAAGTGCCCACCGACCCCGCACAGGTCAGCGTCAGCATGGTGACCAACCAGGGCCACATCGGCCTGTTGCTCGCAAACAACGAATCCCCCTGCACGGTCAACAGTTTCGCGAGTCTGGCACAGCAGAAGTTCTTCGATGACACCAAATGCCACCGGCTGACGGCCGCCCCGACATCCGCGGTTCTGCAATGCGGCGACCCCGGCGGCGACGGCACTGGCGGGCCGGGCTACCAGTTCGCCAACGAGTACCCGACGGACCAGTACAAGCCGGGCGACCCCGCCATCCACGACCCGGTGACGTATCCGCGGGGAACCCTGGCGATGGCCAACAGCGGGCCGAACACCAACGGCAGCCAGTTCTTCCTGGTCTACAAGGACACCCAATTGCCGCCTCAATACACCATTTTCGGCAAGATTCAGCAGGACGGGCTGGCGACTCTGGACAAGATCGCGAAGGGCGGCGTCGCCGGCGGCGGCGCGGACGGGCCACCCGCCACCGAAGTCACCATCAAGTCCGTGATGCTGGACTGA
- a CDS encoding MBL fold metallo-hydrolase, producing the protein MFITGFPAGLLQCNCYVLAPHPGADAVIVDPGQRAMGQLRRILDENRLTPAAVLLTHGHIDHIWSAQKVSDTFGCPTYIHPEDRFMLTDPIKDFGPKIGQLLLAAIFREPKQVVELDRDGDKIDLGGISVTVDHTPGHTRGSVVFRVSGDKDLAFTGDTLFERSIGRTDLFGGSGRDLLRSIVDKLLVLDDKTVVLPGHGNSTTIGDERRSNPFLEGLSR; encoded by the coding sequence GTGTTCATCACCGGATTCCCCGCCGGATTGCTGCAGTGCAACTGCTACGTGTTGGCGCCGCACCCCGGAGCCGACGCCGTCATCGTCGATCCCGGCCAACGCGCGATGGGTCAACTGCGGCGCATCCTGGACGAGAATCGGTTGACACCTGCGGCGGTGCTGCTCACGCACGGCCACATCGATCACATCTGGTCAGCGCAGAAGGTGTCCGATACCTTCGGCTGCCCGACCTATATCCACCCCGAGGACCGGTTCATGCTGACCGATCCGATCAAGGACTTCGGGCCCAAGATCGGTCAGCTGCTGCTGGCGGCGATCTTTCGCGAACCCAAGCAGGTGGTGGAACTCGACCGGGACGGCGACAAGATCGACCTGGGCGGGATCAGCGTCACCGTCGACCACACACCGGGCCACACCCGGGGCTCGGTGGTGTTCCGGGTGTCAGGCGACAAAGACCTGGCCTTCACCGGCGACACGCTGTTCGAGCGCTCGATCGGCCGCACCGACCTGTTCGGCGGCAGCGGGCGTGACCTGCTGCGCTCGATCGTCGACAAGCTGCTGGTCCTCGACGACAAGACGGTGGTCCTGCCCGGGCACGGCAACTCCACCACCATCGGCGACGAGCGCCGGTCCAACCCGTTCCTCGAAGGGCTGAGCCGGTGA
- the hisS gene encoding histidine--tRNA ligase, producing the protein MSPFAAPKGVPDYYPPDSAGFVAVRSGLLDAARRAGYGDIELPIFEDTALFARGVGESTDVVSKEMYTFNDRGDRSVTLRPEGTAGVVRAVIEHGLDRGALPVKLCYAGPFFRYERPQAGRYRQLQQVGVEAIGVDDPALDAEVIAVADAGFRSLGLDDFRLEITSLGDDSCRPQYRELLQDYLLQLDLDAETRKRAEINPLRVLDDKRPDVKAMTAEAPVMLDHLSDVAKQHFETVLAHLDGLSVPYVINPRMVRGLDYYTKTTFEFVHDGLGAQSGIGGGGRYDGLMHQLGGQDLSGIGFGLGVDRTLLALQAEGKDAGPAARCDVFGVPLGGQAKLRLAVLAGQLRAGGVRVDLAYGDRGLKGAMRAADRSGARVALVAGDRDIDAGTIGVKDLTTGEQVNVATDSVVAEVLSRLNF; encoded by the coding sequence GTGAGCCCCTTCGCCGCGCCGAAAGGCGTGCCGGACTACTACCCGCCGGATTCGGCAGGCTTCGTCGCGGTGCGGTCGGGTCTGCTGGACGCCGCCCGCCGCGCCGGATACGGCGACATCGAGTTGCCGATCTTCGAGGACACTGCGCTGTTCGCCCGCGGGGTGGGCGAGTCCACCGATGTGGTGTCCAAGGAGATGTACACCTTCAACGACCGCGGCGACCGTTCGGTGACGCTGCGGCCCGAGGGCACCGCCGGAGTGGTGCGCGCGGTGATCGAGCACGGTCTGGACCGCGGCGCGCTGCCGGTCAAGCTGTGTTACGCGGGCCCGTTCTTCCGCTACGAACGCCCGCAGGCCGGCCGCTATCGCCAACTGCAGCAGGTCGGGGTCGAAGCGATCGGCGTCGACGATCCGGCACTGGATGCCGAGGTGATCGCGGTTGCCGACGCCGGCTTCCGCTCGCTGGGGTTGGACGATTTCCGGCTGGAGATCACCTCGCTGGGCGATGACAGCTGTCGTCCGCAGTATCGGGAACTGTTGCAGGACTACCTGTTACAGCTCGATCTCGATGCGGAGACCCGCAAGCGTGCCGAGATCAACCCGCTACGGGTGCTCGACGACAAGCGCCCGGACGTCAAGGCGATGACGGCTGAGGCGCCGGTGATGCTCGACCACCTCTCCGATGTCGCCAAGCAGCACTTCGAGACCGTGCTCGCGCACCTCGACGGTCTGAGTGTGCCGTATGTGATCAACCCGCGGATGGTGCGCGGGTTGGACTACTACACCAAGACCACGTTCGAATTCGTGCACGACGGGTTGGGCGCGCAATCGGGCATCGGCGGCGGTGGGCGATACGACGGGCTGATGCATCAGCTCGGCGGCCAGGATCTGTCGGGCATTGGGTTCGGGCTCGGGGTGGACCGCACGCTGCTGGCGTTGCAGGCCGAGGGTAAGGACGCCGGACCGGCCGCGCGCTGCGACGTGTTCGGGGTTCCGCTGGGCGGGCAGGCCAAACTGCGCCTGGCGGTGCTGGCCGGCCAGCTGCGCGCGGGCGGCGTGCGGGTGGACTTGGCTTACGGCGATCGCGGGCTGAAGGGCGCGATGCGGGCCGCCGACCGCTCAGGAGCGCGGGTGGCGCTGGTGGCCGGCGACCGGGATATCGACGCCGGCACCATCGGGGTGAAAGACCTGACGACGGGGGAGCAGGTCAACGTCGCGACGGATTCCGTTGTCGCCGAGGTGCTTTCGCGGCTCAACTTTTAG
- a CDS encoding acyl-CoA dehydrogenase family protein: MTASTRTAESVTEFAERARKWLADNMPRIADPDNPPYADRGEEDSWQHVRQLQRKLYDGGFAGICFPTEYGGLGLDIAYQKAFDLESIGYELPLILNVPTFTICCATILDTGSEEQKRQHISAALRGDEVLVQLLSEPSGGSDLAGVITRAERRGDKWIVNGAKTWSTGAFAADYGLLLARTNWDVPKHEGLTLFLVRLDSPGITLRRIKQVNGSTEFCEEFFDDLELSDDDVVGEVDKGWDVATRQLHHERRAVGGGSEFASGSGAENNQEQPPDYVAILRAAGLSDNERALEAAGRALTHRAVWEQLIDHVYRGVLDGSLPPTGGTLIRLFQAEEVALEIDTALAIAGDAGVVDGPASLLAIGERYLSRQTAALGGGTTEMARNVIGERILGFPREFAADRGVPFNQVKHGRS, from the coding sequence ATGACGGCTTCTACGCGCACCGCGGAATCGGTCACTGAATTCGCCGAGCGGGCCCGCAAGTGGCTCGCCGACAACATGCCGCGCATCGCGGATCCAGACAATCCGCCCTACGCCGACCGGGGTGAAGAGGACTCCTGGCAGCACGTCCGTCAACTCCAGCGGAAGCTGTACGACGGCGGCTTCGCCGGCATCTGCTTTCCCACCGAGTACGGCGGCCTCGGGCTCGACATCGCCTACCAGAAGGCGTTCGACCTCGAGAGCATCGGCTATGAGTTGCCGCTGATCCTGAACGTCCCGACCTTCACCATCTGCTGCGCGACGATCCTCGACACCGGTAGCGAAGAGCAGAAGCGGCAACACATTTCGGCGGCGCTGCGCGGCGACGAGGTGCTCGTCCAGCTGCTCTCCGAGCCGAGCGGCGGCTCCGACCTGGCCGGCGTGATCACCCGCGCCGAGCGGCGCGGCGACAAGTGGATCGTCAACGGCGCCAAGACGTGGAGCACCGGCGCCTTCGCCGCCGACTACGGCCTGCTGCTGGCCAGAACCAACTGGGATGTGCCGAAGCACGAAGGGCTGACCCTGTTCCTGGTCCGCCTGGACAGCCCCGGCATCACGCTGCGCCGCATCAAACAGGTCAACGGCTCGACGGAGTTCTGTGAAGAGTTCTTCGACGACCTGGAACTCAGCGACGACGACGTGGTCGGCGAAGTCGACAAGGGTTGGGATGTGGCGACGCGCCAACTGCACCACGAGCGACGCGCGGTGGGCGGCGGCTCGGAGTTCGCCAGTGGCAGCGGCGCAGAGAACAACCAGGAACAGCCGCCGGACTATGTCGCGATCCTTCGCGCCGCCGGACTCAGCGACAACGAGCGGGCACTCGAGGCCGCCGGCCGGGCGCTGACGCATCGCGCGGTGTGGGAGCAGTTGATCGACCACGTCTATCGGGGTGTACTGGACGGATCACTGCCCCCGACCGGCGGCACGCTGATTCGGCTCTTCCAGGCTGAGGAGGTGGCGCTCGAGATCGACACCGCGCTGGCGATCGCCGGTGACGCCGGAGTCGTCGACGGGCCGGCCAGTCTGCTCGCGATCGGCGAGCGCTACCTGTCGCGCCAGACCGCGGCACTCGGCGGCGGCACGACCGAGATGGCCCGCAATGTCATCGGCGAACGGATACTCGGCTTCCCGCGCGAGTTCGCCGCCGACCGGGGCGTGCCGTTCAACCAGGTCAAGCACGGCCGCAGCTGA
- a CDS encoding purple acid phosphatase family protein, translating into MVEESQSAGEVAPPSGISRRKLLATSAATTIVGAGLGATGIALLGSPGHGPSLWTRPTQSGAQPVGGLHLQFGKDASSEVVVSWHTTEAVGNPRVMLGTPTSGLGRTVAAETRTYRDAKSNTDVRVHHARLDNLMPDTDYVYAAMHDGADPELGTVRTAPSGRKPLCFTSFGDQATPTLGRLGKDGYRSDNLGSPAAGDITTAIERIGPLFNLVNGDLCYANLAHDRIRTWSDWFDNNTRSARYRPWMPAAGNHENESGNGPVGYAAYQTYFALPDSGADGELRGLWYSFTAGSVRIVSLANDDICYQDGGNTYVHGYSGGAQKRWLERELADARADNRVDWVVVCMHQTAVSTADRTNGADLGIRQEWLPLFDRYQVDLVVCGHEHHYERSHPIRGAQDSETRTPIPVADHGDVIDTTKGTVHVVIGGGGTSAPSNTMFFPQPRCRVVTGIGTSQDAIGRRVPIYVVEDAPWSAFRDSQNPYGFVAFDVDPGTPGGHTSIKATHYAVTGPYGAISVVEQFTLTRPRRG; encoded by the coding sequence GTGGTCGAGGAGTCGCAATCGGCAGGTGAGGTAGCGCCGCCGTCCGGCATAAGTCGCCGCAAGCTGCTCGCGACCAGCGCTGCGACCACGATCGTCGGCGCCGGCCTGGGCGCCACGGGCATCGCGTTGCTCGGATCACCCGGCCATGGCCCCAGCCTGTGGACCCGACCAACTCAGAGCGGGGCCCAACCGGTCGGCGGACTGCATCTGCAATTCGGTAAGGATGCGTCCAGCGAGGTCGTCGTCTCGTGGCACACCACCGAGGCGGTCGGCAACCCACGAGTCATGCTGGGCACGCCGACCTCCGGCCTGGGCCGCACCGTCGCGGCCGAGACGCGCACCTACCGCGACGCGAAATCGAACACCGACGTCCGCGTCCACCACGCGCGGCTCGACAATCTGATGCCCGACACCGACTACGTGTACGCAGCGATGCACGACGGCGCCGATCCCGAACTGGGGACGGTCCGCACCGCACCGTCAGGGCGGAAGCCGTTGTGCTTCACAAGCTTTGGCGATCAGGCAACGCCGACCCTGGGCCGGCTCGGCAAGGACGGGTACCGCAGCGACAACCTGGGATCACCGGCGGCCGGTGATATCACCACCGCGATCGAACGCATCGGTCCATTGTTCAACCTGGTCAACGGCGACTTGTGCTACGCCAACCTCGCTCACGACCGGATCCGCACCTGGTCGGACTGGTTCGACAACAACACGCGTTCCGCACGCTATCGACCGTGGATGCCCGCCGCAGGAAACCACGAGAACGAATCCGGCAATGGCCCGGTGGGTTACGCCGCCTACCAGACGTATTTCGCGCTGCCCGACTCCGGCGCCGACGGCGAACTGCGCGGCCTGTGGTACTCGTTCACGGCCGGTTCGGTGCGCATCGTCAGCCTTGCCAACGACGACATCTGCTACCAGGACGGCGGCAACACCTACGTGCACGGCTACTCCGGTGGCGCCCAGAAGCGTTGGCTGGAAAGGGAACTCGCCGACGCCCGCGCAGACAATCGGGTCGACTGGGTGGTCGTGTGCATGCACCAGACCGCAGTATCCACCGCTGACCGGACCAACGGCGCCGACCTGGGCATCCGGCAGGAATGGCTGCCGCTGTTCGACCGCTACCAGGTCGACCTGGTGGTGTGCGGCCACGAACACCACTACGAGCGCTCACATCCGATCCGCGGCGCACAGGACAGCGAAACCAGGACGCCCATCCCGGTCGCCGATCACGGCGACGTCATCGACACCACGAAGGGGACGGTGCACGTCGTCATCGGCGGCGGCGGAACCTCGGCGCCGTCGAACACGATGTTCTTTCCGCAGCCACGGTGTCGCGTGGTGACCGGCATCGGCACGTCTCAGGATGCGATCGGCCGCCGAGTTCCCATCTACGTGGTGGAGGACGCGCCGTGGTCGGCTTTCCGCGATAGCCAAAACCCTTATGGCTTCGTCGCTTTCGACGTCGATCCGGGCACGCCGGGCGGGCACACATCGATCAAGGCGACCCATTACGCGGTCACCGGTCCGTACGGAGCGATCAGCGTGGTGGAGCAGTTCACGCTCACTCGGCCTCGCCGCGGCTGA